The genomic window GACGAGGATCCCGGCATCGAGCTCGTCGTCGACGTCGAGGCGCGCCGCTTCGCCGCGCCCGCGCTCGGCATCGACGAGCCGTTCACGCTCGACGACTTCACGCAGCACCGCCTACTCGAAGGTCTCGACGACATCGGCATCACGCTCACGCACGCCGACGAGATCACGGCCTACGAGTCGACCCGCCCATCGTGGGCGCCGTCGGTCGCGCCGTGACTTCTCGTCGCACTCGCTTCGCTCGCGGCTCCTGACGCCTCGACCCTCGATCCAGGCCGCGCTGCTCGCTCCGCTCGCGCGCTCATGCGGGGAACCGCGCAGGCCCCGTCAGACGGGCCGCACGCCCGAGAGCAGCGCGAGCTCGCGCCACTTCCAGAAGCACTCGACCTCCGCGAAGCCGAGGTCGCGCAGGCAGCCGAGCTGAGTCTCGAGCCCGACGAGCTGGTTCGCAGGATCCTCGTCCTCGGGCGTGATGCCGAGCTCGGCGAGGAACGCGGCGTGGAGCGCGGGCGTCGGCGACGCGACGTGCTCGAGGTTCGCGAAGCGGCCGCCCGGCGCGAGCAACGCGAGCACCTCGCTGTACAGCTCGCGCTGACGCGCCGGCGCGCAGTGGTGGATCGCAAAGCTCGACACGACGAGATCGAACTCGCCGAGCCCGTGCGGCAGCGGCTGCTCGAGATCGTGCGAGACGATCTCGACGCGCGCGTCGTCGCCGAAGCGGGCCCGCGCCCGCTCGAGCATCTCGGGCGAGAAGTCCATGCCGACACCGGTGGCCTCGGGCCGCGCGAGCAGCACGCGACCCAGTGTGAAGCCGTCACCGGTTCCGAGGTCGAGGACCCGCGTGACCGGCGCGGTCGCGGCGACGATCTCCGCGAGGACCGCGTGTCCCTCCTCCCGATGAGGAAGGGAGTCGCGATGCTCGAGGTAGTCGTTCGCCCAGTCCGGCTCGGTCCAGCGGTTGACGACGGTCACGGAGCAGCCGCAACGAGCGTGATCAGTGCGCGACACGACGCCGAAGCGCATGCGGATGCGACCATGATCACGGTCCGTCGTGCGCGCGGTCCTCCGCCGGCGCACCCCGTTCCCGCAACCGCACGATCTTGTTCACCGCGTTGAGGTAGGCGCGCGCCGAGGCCTCGACGACGTCGGTCGCGACGCCGCGGCCGGTCGCCTTGTGACCGTCGTGCACGAGCTGCACGACGACCGCACCGAGCGCGTCACCGCCGCTCGTCACCGACGACACCTGGAAGTCGCGCAGATCGCTCCGGACGCCGCTGGCCTCCGACACTGCGTTCATCGCGGCGTCGACCATGCCGTTGCCCGTGCCGGTCGCCTCGACCTTGCCGTTCGAAGTGTCGGCGAGGACGATGCGCGCGGTCGCGGGCACCGAAGTGCCGCCGTGTACCTCGAGCTCCGCGATCGAGAAGCGGTGCACGGCACCGGTGCCGAGCTCTTCGGCCACGATCGCCTCGAGGTCGGCCTCGGTGATGTCGACCTTGCGGTCGGCGAGCTCCTTGAAGCGCACGAACGCGGAGTTCAGCGCGTCGCCTTGCAGGTGCAGACCCATCTTCTTGAGCGTGTCGGAGAACGCGTGCCGGCCGGAGTGCTTGCCCATGACGATCTGAGCGGCTTCCTGACCGACGGTCGACGCGTCGATGATCTCGTAGGTCTCACGGTCGGTGAGCACACCGTGCTGGTGGATCCCCGATTCGTGCGCGAACGCGTTGCGACCGACGACCGCCTTGTTGAACTGCACGTGGTAGCCGGTGAGGCGGGAGACCATGCGCGACGTACGCGCGAGCTCTTCGGTCTGGACGCCGGTGTGCAGCCCACCGAAGTAGTCGCCGCGCGTCTTGATCGCCATGACGACCTCTTCGAGCGCGGCGTTGCCGGCGCGCTCCCCCAGTCCGTTCATCGCGCACTCCACCTGACGCGCGCCGCTCGCGACACCGGCGAGCGAGTTCGCGACCGCGAGACCCAGGTCGTCGTGACAGTGCGTCGACACGACGAAGTCGCCCTTGACGGTCTCGATGACGTGGCGGATCAGCTTGCCGTACTCCTCGGGCACACCGAAGCCGACGGTGTCGGGGATGTTCAAGGTCGTCGCGCCGTTGTCGACCGCGATCTGGAGCACCTCGCACATGAACTCGACGTCGGATCGGGAACCGTCCTCGGGCGAGAACTCGACGTCGTCGAGGTAACCCTTCGCACGCGCGATCGAGGCGGCCGTCTCGGCCTTCACCTGATCGGGCGTCATCCGCAGCTTCTTCTCCATGTGGATCGCGGACGTCGCGATGAAGATGTGGATGCGTGGCTTCGCCGCGTGGCGCACGGCTTCCCACGCGCGATCGACGTCGTTGAAGCCGGTGCGCGAGAGACCCGTGATGATCGGACCGCGCACGGCCTTCGCGATCGCCTCGACCGACTCGAAGTCGCCGTCGCTCGCGATCGGGAACCCCGCCTCGATGACGTCGACGCCCAGGCGCGCGAGCTGCTCCGCGATCTCGAGCTTCTCGACGACGTCGAGGGAGATGCCGGGCGACTGCTCGCCGTCCCGCAGCGTCGTGTCGAAGATCCGTACCTGGTCCATCTCGCCCTCCAAGGGGGGTCGGGTTCTCATTCGGCATTCGGGCCGATTGCACGATCCCGGGGCACGAAAAAGCCCCCCGGCCGGGAGGCGCGGGAGGCGTCTGCGAGCACCGGGAGGCGCTCGCGGCTACGTAAGGAGGAGTCCGTCGGTCAGAAAGTAGGTGCCGAAGACGTCACGCATAGCCCGGACAGTGTGCCCGTTCCCGGCGGGTCGGTCAAACACCGCCGGGACGACGAGCCGCAGAGCGCTCCTCAGAACATGACGACCGTGGCGCTGTTGATGCCGGTGGCCGCGGACGCGTTCCCCGCGAGGTCCGCGATCGTCGCGGGGGCCTTGTAGTTGATGCTGCCCGCCGACGGACCGGTCGCGACGAACGCGCATCCACTCGTGCACCCACTCGTGACCGTGACCGTCACGGTGCTGCCGCTCACCGCAACCGATGCGTTGTACGTGATCGTGCGTGTCCCCGACGCCGAGGTGACGTAGCCGGTCGCGTTCGTCGCGAGCGCGCCGCTCGTCACTCCGGTGATCTCGTACTTCGTCTTCTGACTTCCCGTGCGCGTCATCGTGAGCGTCGTCGTGCTGGGGACCGACGCGGGATCGATCGGTTCCGAGAACGTCACCGCGAACGTGTCGCCGACCGCGATCGTCCCGTCGTTGTTCGCGGTCGCGATGCTCGTCGGCGCCGGCTTCGTCTTGTCGTACGTGAATGTCGCCGACGACGTCACCGAGTTTCCGGCGACGTCGGTCGACGACACGGCCACGGTGTACGAGACGCCGTCGTTCAACTTCGAGGACGCGAGCGCGACGCTCCACGAGTTGCCCGAGCGCGTGAGCGGCGCATTCGCGACCGTTACCTTGAACGCGGTGCCGTTCCAATAGAACCCGTCGCTCGAACGCCGCACGGTCGCGGGTCCGATCGTCGCGACACCGGATGTCGCGTCGCTCACCGTGCCGCACACGCCGACCGTCGCGCACTGCACGGCCCATCGGTCCGGTCCGACGAACGTTCCGCTCGCGGGCGTGAACGACACGACGGGCGCGGTCTGGTCGATCATGACCGGCGTGCTCGCGGTCTTGACGGCCTCGGCGTTGCCCGCGTTGTCGACCGAGAAGTACTTGATCGTGTAGACGCCGTCGGCACTCAGGTTGACGTTCGTGCCGCTCGCCGAGCCGGTCGTCGGCGTCGAGCCGTCGGTCGTGTAGTGGGTCGCGGCGACGCCCGACAGGTTGTCGCTCGGCGACAACGTCACCGTCACCGCGCCTTGATGCCAGCCCGCGACCGCCGCGGTGTTGTCGGTCGTCGCCGGCGGCGTGGTGTCGTACGTGAACGAGACGGGTCCGGCCGTCAGGGGCGAGGCCGCCTGCGTCGCGCTCACGGTGTACACGGCGTCGGCCAGCGACGCGATCGACACCGACCAGGTTCCGCCGCCGCTGCACGGCGAGGTGAACACGTTCGCGCCGGGGTTCACGGTCGCGGTCACGGTCCCGTCGCCGACGGAGCACGTGCCCGCGACGGTCGGGTCGTTCGTCACGGCACCGGGTGCGGGCTGGTCGATCGTGAGCACGGGACCCGACGCCGTGACGACCGGCCCCGACAGCGTGCTGATGGCGCCGGCGGCGTCGACGAACTGCATGCGGAACTGGCACGT from Acidimicrobiia bacterium includes these protein-coding regions:
- a CDS encoding class I SAM-dependent methyltransferase translates to MTVVNRWTEPDWANDYLEHRDSLPHREEGHAVLAEIVAATAPVTRVLDLGTGDGFTLGRVLLARPEATGVGMDFSPEMLERARARFGDDARVEIVSHDLEQPLPHGLGEFDLVVSSFAIHHCAPARQRELYSEVLALLAPGGRFANLEHVASPTPALHAAFLAELGITPEDEDPANQLVGLETQLGCLRDLGFAEVECFWKWRELALLSGVRPV
- a CDS encoding 2-isopropylmalate synthase, producing MDQVRIFDTTLRDGEQSPGISLDVVEKLEIAEQLARLGVDVIEAGFPIASDGDFESVEAIAKAVRGPIITGLSRTGFNDVDRAWEAVRHAAKPRIHIFIATSAIHMEKKLRMTPDQVKAETAASIARAKGYLDDVEFSPEDGSRSDVEFMCEVLQIAVDNGATTLNIPDTVGFGVPEEYGKLIRHVIETVKGDFVVSTHCHDDLGLAVANSLAGVASGARQVECAMNGLGERAGNAALEEVVMAIKTRGDYFGGLHTGVQTEELARTSRMVSRLTGYHVQFNKAVVGRNAFAHESGIHQHGVLTDRETYEIIDASTVGQEAAQIVMGKHSGRHAFSDTLKKMGLHLQGDALNSAFVRFKELADRKVDITEADLEAIVAEELGTGAVHRFSIAELEVHGGTSVPATARIVLADTSNGKVEATGTGNGMVDAAMNAVSEASGVRSDLRDFQVSSVTSGGDALGAVVVQLVHDGHKATGRGVATDVVEASARAYLNAVNKIVRLRERGAPAEDRAHDGP
- a CDS encoding chitobiase/beta-hexosaminidase C-terminal domain-containing protein, which produces MRASARSFGLVGVFALIATLGVPRVAYGATAPGSPRNLAVVVNAVDRGSGNASMTVSFDAANTGGPTDHYEIAECAIPGGSLTCPGSFANLPDVPAGPSHVVIPNVPCPDATATCVIRIRGVDSTDTMFSGFKTAQPSPWAPYAVTASQGPAAGQVTLQFQGPSESGVAGPGSRHYVAFVCTASCGSDAGWSDSGLVIPYPPAGTGPFSSPAYNCGANVTCQFRMQFVDAAGAISTLSGPVVTASGPVLTIDQPAPGAVTNDPTVAGTCSVGDGTVTATVNPGANVFTSPCSGGGTWSVSIASLADAVYTVSATQAASPLTAGPVSFTYDTTPPATTDNTAAVAGWHQGAVTVTLSPSDNLSGVAATHYTTDGSTPTTGSASGTNVNLSADGVYTIKYFSVDNAGNAEAVKTASTPVMIDQTAPVVSFTPASGTFVGPDRWAVQCATVGVCGTVSDATSGVATIGPATVRRSSDGFYWNGTAFKVTVANAPLTRSGNSWSVALASSKLNDGVSYTVAVSSTDVAGNSVTSSATFTYDKTKPAPTSIATANNDGTIAVGDTFAVTFSEPIDPASVPSTTTLTMTRTGSQKTKYEITGVTSGALATNATGYVTSASGTRTITYNASVAVSGSTVTVTVTSGCTSGCAFVATGPSAGSINYKAPATIADLAGNASAATGINSATVVMF